The Ignavibacteriales bacterium genome has a segment encoding these proteins:
- the ftsY gene encoding signal recognition particle-docking protein FtsY, with protein sequence MKLFPDFKKLKEGLTRTRENLTAKISEVITRKVKIDESTLDDLEEILINSDLGSKLTDQLINNAKSALLKEQDRTLDKIKDILKAELVKLIKPQDQKILVDSISDQNKLKLILIIGINGSGKSTTIGKLAHKYKTEGKKVIIGSADTFRAAANEQLKSWATKAGVDLVEDISKDPSAVVYETIKSALTNNYEIVLIDTAGRLHNNKNLMLELNKINGVISNLIPGAPHECLLVVDGNSGQNAIMQFEEFNKYSNLTGVIITKLDGTAKGGSVLQIASEKNIPIRYIGLGEGIEDLQEFDAEEFVDAMF encoded by the coding sequence ATGAAACTATTTCCTGATTTTAAAAAATTAAAAGAAGGATTAACAAGAACAAGGGAAAATCTTACAGCCAAGATTTCAGAAGTTATTACAAGAAAAGTAAAAATAGATGAAAGTACACTTGATGATCTGGAAGAAATTTTAATTAATAGTGATTTAGGAAGTAAGCTAACCGACCAATTAATTAACAATGCTAAATCCGCTTTATTAAAAGAACAAGATAGAACACTTGATAAAATAAAAGATATATTAAAAGCTGAGCTTGTTAAATTGATTAAACCGCAAGATCAGAAAATCTTGGTTGATTCAATTTCAGATCAAAATAAATTGAAATTAATTCTAATTATTGGAATAAATGGTTCCGGAAAGTCTACGACAATTGGCAAATTGGCGCATAAATATAAAACCGAGGGGAAAAAAGTAATTATAGGTTCTGCCGATACTTTTAGAGCTGCTGCTAATGAACAATTGAAAAGTTGGGCTACAAAAGCCGGTGTTGACTTGGTTGAAGATATTTCAAAAGATCCCTCCGCTGTTGTTTATGAAACTATTAAATCTGCTTTGACGAACAATTATGAGATTGTTTTAATTGATACTGCTGGAAGACTTCACAACAACAAAAATTTAATGTTGGAACTGAACAAAATTAACGGAGTTATATCTAATCTTATTCCGGGAGCACCACATGAATGTCTCTTGGTAGTTGATGGTAATTCAGGTCAAAATGCCATAATGCAGTTTGAAGAATTTAATAAATATTCCAATCTAACCGGTGTTATCATTACAAAACTTGACGGCACCGCCAAAGGTGGGTCGGTTCTTCAAATCGCCTCTGAAAAAAATATACCGATCCGGTACATCGGTTTGGGGGAGGGAATTGAAGATCTTCAAGAATTTGACGCGGAAGAATTTGTAGATGCCATGTTCTAA
- a CDS encoding CDP-alcohol phosphatidyltransferase family protein — protein MNKTLREIYLLPNLISLFRLLLFIPFILFFNLMRDEDYYRYYILVLILIAFVSDLLDGYTARKTNQISELGKIIDPLADKVLVALIVINLFMLNMIPAFYFWLIILRDILIFLGGLYVKKKIGKVLPSNMLGKATVFSIGIFIIITLLRLDQLSIVYQGVMIISITLCFASLIGYLLRAKEIINWKKNETIS, from the coding sequence ATGAATAAAACATTAAGAGAAATATACTTGCTGCCTAATCTAATCAGTTTATTCAGATTGCTCTTGTTCATTCCTTTTATACTGTTTTTTAATTTAATGAGAGATGAAGATTATTACAGATACTACATTCTCGTACTTATTTTAATTGCATTTGTATCCGACCTTCTAGATGGATATACAGCCCGCAAGACTAATCAAATATCAGAACTAGGTAAAATAATTGACCCTTTGGCAGATAAGGTTCTGGTTGCATTAATAGTTATAAATCTATTCATGCTGAATATGATCCCGGCTTTTTATTTTTGGCTGATTATTCTCCGAGATATTTTGATTTTTCTTGGAGGACTATATGTTAAGAAAAAGATTGGTAAGGTTCTTCCATCGAACATGCTGGGAAAGGCAACTGTCTTTTCAATAGGCATTTTTATTATTATCACATTATTACGATTAGATCAATTAAGTATTGTTTATCAAGGAGTTATGATTATTTCTATAACATTATGTTTTGCATCACTTATCGGTTATTTATTACGGGCGAAAGAAATTATAAATTGGAAAAAGAATGAAACTATTTCCTGA
- the purF gene encoding amidophosphoribosyltransferase has protein sequence MNDKPKCNCGVFGIFGAKDAALTTYYGLLSLQHRGQEAAGIVSLSYNLKNKPIFNVHRNLGLVSEIFNDDNIFENVLIGPNAIGHNRYSTTGSSDSSKNIQPFTVNYRMGNLAIAHNGNLTNAKQLREELVNDGAIFQTTSDTEVILHLIARSKLDNQVDQIKEALQKVEGAYSIVILTNDKLIGARDPHGFRPLCIGKINGSLIITSETCALDINSAEYIRDVEPGEMVIIDSEANSSGIAKSIKIILQNFPKKHCVFEYIYFSRPDSRVFGANVDKMRRKLGKVLAEKHPAFDKDGDKIIVISVPDSSNTAAIGYQRQLAKQGVLSKLEIGLIRSHYVGRTFILPGQRAREIGVKIKFNTVKGVLENKTVVLIDDSIVRGTTSKQLVKLLREANPKSIHLRISSPPIISPCYYGMDFPSKEELIANKFSVDIEAIRKYLEVDTLEYLTIDEMLEAMVDHKPDNFCTACFSGNYPVAIDKLITKDVYED, from the coding sequence ATGAATGATAAACCAAAATGTAATTGTGGAGTATTCGGAATATTTGGAGCTAAAGATGCCGCTTTAACTACTTACTATGGATTATTATCTTTACAACATAGAGGTCAAGAAGCAGCTGGAATTGTTTCGTTATCTTATAATTTGAAAAACAAGCCGATATTTAACGTGCATCGGAATCTTGGATTGGTTTCCGAAATATTTAATGATGATAATATATTCGAAAATGTTCTTATCGGACCTAACGCAATTGGGCATAATCGCTATTCAACTACCGGCTCGTCGGATTCTTCAAAAAACATCCAGCCATTTACTGTTAATTACCGGATGGGAAACTTAGCTATTGCACATAATGGCAATTTAACTAATGCAAAGCAGCTGCGCGAAGAACTTGTAAATGATGGAGCGATTTTTCAGACTACGAGCGATACTGAGGTTATATTACATTTAATAGCGCGTAGTAAACTTGATAATCAAGTAGACCAAATAAAGGAAGCGCTTCAAAAAGTTGAAGGCGCATACAGCATCGTAATTTTAACAAATGACAAATTGATTGGCGCAAGAGATCCACATGGTTTCCGTCCTTTATGTATCGGAAAAATTAATGGTTCTCTAATAATCACTTCTGAAACGTGCGCACTTGATATTAACTCAGCCGAATATATACGAGATGTTGAACCTGGGGAGATGGTAATTATTGACAGCGAAGCAAACAGTTCCGGAATTGCTAAGTCAATTAAAATTATTCTGCAAAATTTTCCAAAAAAACATTGTGTCTTTGAGTATATCTATTTCTCCAGACCCGATAGCAGAGTCTTTGGCGCCAATGTTGATAAGATGAGAAGAAAATTAGGAAAAGTGTTGGCAGAGAAACACCCGGCATTTGATAAGGATGGCGATAAAATTATTGTCATAAGCGTTCCGGACAGTTCGAACACAGCCGCAATTGGATATCAAAGACAATTAGCAAAACAAGGCGTTTTATCAAAACTGGAAATTGGATTAATTCGAAGCCATTACGTTGGTAGAACTTTTATATTACCCGGTCAGCGTGCTAGGGAAATAGGAGTTAAAATTAAATTCAATACTGTAAAAGGTGTACTGGAAAACAAAACCGTAGTCTTGATAGACGATTCAATTGTAAGAGGGACAACTTCTAAGCAGTTGGTAAAATTATTAAGAGAGGCAAATCCCAAATCAATTCATTTGAGAATTTCATCTCCTCCGATTATTAGTCCGTGTTATTATGGAATGGATTTTCCTTCTAAGGAAGAATTAATAGCTAATAAATTTAGTGTGGATATTGAAGCAATTCGAAAATACCTAGAGGTAGATACTTTAGAATATCTTACAATTGATGAAATGTTAGAGGCAATGGTTGATCATAAACCGGATAATTTTTGCACAGCTTGTTTTTCGGGCAATTATCCTGTTGCAATCGACAAACTAATTACAAAAGATGTTTACGAAGATTAG
- a CDS encoding MerR family transcriptional regulator → MKDFGLKKLYYSISEVSKLTSLEQYILRYWETEFEQLKPGKNRAGNRIYTNKDIKLILQIKRLLREEKYTIEGAKKIMADLHLDNPLMTSSELNTNTTKVAAPRTIKKDLEEIKSFLLYINSTLETERGAVR, encoded by the coding sequence GTGAAAGACTTTGGATTAAAAAAATTGTATTACTCTATCAGTGAAGTAAGTAAACTCACAAGTTTGGAACAATATATACTTCGATACTGGGAGACAGAGTTTGAACAATTAAAACCCGGTAAGAATAGAGCAGGCAATCGGATTTACACCAACAAGGATATAAAACTTATTCTGCAGATAAAACGTTTATTGCGGGAAGAGAAATATACCATTGAAGGCGCGAAGAAAATTATGGCAGATTTGCATTTAGATAATCCTTTAATGACTTCTTCAGAATTGAATACAAACACAACAAAAGTGGCAGCACCGAGGACAATAAAAAAAGATTTGGAAGAAATAAAAAGTTTTTTGCTTTATATAAATTCTACATTAGAAACGGAACGTGGCGCAGTCCGGTAG
- a CDS encoding 3-dehydroquinate dehydratase: MKILILNGPNLNLLEKRDSGNYGFLSLEKIAEKIIDEFPKIEFTFIHSNSESELIDHLQKSEIFDGLVLNPGGYCHSSVGIRDTLEILKIPKIEVHLSNLASREKFRKIMLTTSMVNGYISGLKEISYFAAIYSLIKMIERE, translated from the coding sequence ATGAAGATATTAATACTAAACGGACCTAACCTTAATTTATTGGAAAAACGTGACAGCGGTAATTATGGTTTTCTTTCATTAGAAAAAATCGCTGAAAAGATAATTGACGAATTTCCTAAAATTGAATTTACATTTATACACTCCAATTCTGAGAGTGAATTGATAGACCATCTCCAGAAAAGCGAGATATTTGATGGTCTAGTCCTTAATCCGGGAGGATATTGTCATTCATCAGTTGGTATAAGAGATACGTTGGAAATTTTAAAAATTCCAAAAATTGAAGTCCATCTGTCGAACCTTGCATCGAGAGAGAAATTTAGAAAGATTATGCTTACCACATCTATGGTAAATGGTTATATATCCGGATTAAAAGAGATAAGTTATTTTGCAGCAATATATTCTTTGATCAAAATGATTGAACGCGAATAA
- a CDS encoding DUF5683 domain-containing protein, protein MKKSPWGAVLRSAVLPGFGQFYNESYWKIPVVWGVLGALGYQWSVNNNSYVLNKDKYAESFNTKAGGNITYYRMSQFYRDQRDLVAVFIGLTYFLNLVDAYIDAHLFDFDVSKINSVENLRLSLKIKF, encoded by the coding sequence ATGAAGAAATCGCCATGGGGTGCTGTTCTTAGAAGTGCGGTGTTACCGGGATTTGGGCAATTTTACAACGAATCTTACTGGAAAATTCCCGTTGTGTGGGGAGTTCTTGGTGCACTTGGATACCAATGGAGTGTTAATAATAACTCTTATGTTCTGAATAAAGATAAATATGCAGAAAGTTTTAATACTAAGGCTGGCGGTAATATTACATATTATAGAATGAGCCAGTTTTACAGAGATCAAAGAGATTTGGTAGCCGTATTTATTGGACTAACATATTTTCTTAATCTTGTTGATGCATATATAGACGCACATTTATTCGACTTTGATGTTTCAAAAATTAACTCGGTGGAAAATCTCCGGCTTTCATTAAAGATTAAGTTCTAA
- a CDS encoding ParB/RepB/Spo0J family partition protein, with amino-acid sequence MSNLKPGLGRGLDALINPQARNTLDKPVALSNKDLQKDDGISNDVLAKISVNLISPNPYQPRTEFDPVALDELKKSILENGLIQPITVRRVSKDHYELISGERRLRASKEVGIKEIPAYIIHVETKEMMLALSLIENIQREKLNSIEIANAYKRLMDECNLSQEEIALKVGKDRTTVTNTIRLLKLPGKIQQSLIKNEITSGHARSLINLPDEILQLEILEKIIKHNLSVRKVEEIVRKYLNSKNVKKKKITVPYNDLSSLSQKDLESKLQGILGTKVMCKQKKDGAGELIIEFYSLDELERLFELFEIIGKNYN; translated from the coding sequence TTGAGCAATTTAAAACCAGGACTCGGTAGGGGATTGGATGCTTTAATAAATCCTCAAGCAAGAAACACACTCGATAAACCGGTTGCATTATCAAACAAAGATTTGCAGAAGGATGATGGAATTTCCAACGATGTTCTTGCAAAGATCTCTGTAAATCTTATATCGCCAAATCCATATCAGCCTAGAACTGAATTTGATCCGGTAGCACTCGATGAATTGAAAAAATCAATTCTTGAAAACGGTTTGATTCAACCGATTACAGTCCGGCGTGTATCTAAAGATCATTACGAACTTATCTCCGGTGAAAGAAGACTTCGCGCATCAAAAGAGGTCGGAATAAAAGAAATTCCCGCTTATATTATTCATGTTGAGACTAAAGAAATGATGCTTGCTTTATCTCTTATTGAAAATATTCAGAGAGAAAAATTAAACTCAATAGAAATTGCAAATGCATATAAAAGATTGATGGATGAATGTAACTTATCTCAAGAAGAAATTGCACTCAAAGTTGGAAAAGACAGAACTACAGTGACGAACACAATTCGTTTATTGAAGTTGCCGGGAAAAATTCAACAAAGTCTTATTAAAAATGAAATTACTTCAGGTCACGCAAGATCTCTGATCAATCTTCCCGATGAAATACTTCAGCTGGAAATACTTGAGAAAATTATAAAACATAATTTGTCCGTAAGAAAAGTTGAAGAGATTGTAAGAAAATATCTTAATTCAAAAAATGTTAAGAAGAAAAAAATTACTGTCCCGTATAACGATCTAAGCAGTTTATCTCAGAAAGACCTAGAAAGTAAACTTCAGGGGATACTGGGGACAAAAGTAATGTGTAAGCAGAAAAAAGATGGTGCCGGAGAACTAATTATTGAATTTTATTCATTGGACGAGCTTGAAAGATTATTTGAACTTTTCGAAATCATCGGTAAAAATTATAATTAA
- a CDS encoding AAA family ATPase, whose translation MAKIIVIANQKGGVGKTTTAINLSASIAAAEFKTLLIDIDPQANSTSGLGVENYKFSVYQTLIGIENASDCIVNTYMPYLDILPSTIDLVGAEVELVSMDEREYLLKKAIKSIQDQYDFIFIDCPPSLGLLTLNALTAADSVLIPVQCEYFALEGLGQLLNTINIVKKNLNQDLAIEGVLLTMYDTRLRLSNQVVEEVKKYFGAKVFQTIVHRNVRLSEAPSHSKPVILYDASSVGAQNYISLASELIQRNNLEQKKNIN comes from the coding sequence ATGGCGAAAATTATTGTTATAGCAAATCAAAAAGGCGGCGTAGGTAAGACAACAACTGCGATTAATTTATCTGCATCAATTGCTGCTGCTGAATTTAAAACTTTACTTATTGATATCGACCCCCAAGCAAATTCAACATCTGGTCTTGGTGTTGAGAACTATAAATTTTCTGTTTATCAAACATTGATTGGTATAGAAAACGCATCGGATTGTATTGTGAATACATATATGCCGTATCTCGATATACTTCCATCCACCATTGATCTTGTTGGGGCGGAAGTCGAATTGGTTTCAATGGATGAACGGGAATACCTTCTTAAAAAAGCAATCAAATCAATTCAAGATCAATATGATTTTATTTTTATTGATTGTCCACCTTCGCTTGGATTACTTACACTTAACGCATTAACCGCTGCCGATTCCGTTCTAATCCCGGTTCAGTGCGAATACTTTGCTTTGGAAGGATTAGGACAATTATTAAACACAATAAATATTGTTAAGAAAAATCTTAACCAAGATCTTGCAATTGAAGGTGTATTGCTTACGATGTACGATACTCGTCTTCGCCTATCCAATCAAGTTGTGGAAGAAGTAAAAAAATATTTCGGAGCTAAAGTGTTTCAAACTATAGTTCATAGAAATGTTAGACTCTCGGAAGCTCCAAGTCATTCCAAACCGGTAATTCTATATGATGCAAGTTCGGTCGGAGCGCAAAATTATATCTCATTAGCATCGGAATTAATTCAAAGAAATAATCTCGAACAAAAGAAGAATATCAATTGA
- a CDS encoding metal-dependent hydrolase, which produces MKLKYFSHSAFQITTNSGKSILIDPFLDGNPTSVIKSKDVNADYIILTHAHGDHIGDAFSIAQRCNSLFICVNELANYCAGKGFKAHNMHIGGGHNFDFGRVKFTIAHHGSMTPDNQYAGEPSGVVLSIDGKNIYHTGDTGLFYDMKLIGEMNSLDYMLLPIGDNFTMGITDAVKAVELANPKIAIPMHYNTFDVIKADPNEFKTKVESIGKKCIVMNFGQEIDL; this is translated from the coding sequence ATGAAATTAAAATATTTTTCTCACTCTGCATTCCAGATAACGACAAATTCCGGAAAGAGTATATTAATTGATCCGTTTCTCGACGGCAATCCGACATCAGTGATTAAATCGAAAGATGTTAATGCAGATTATATCATTTTGACTCATGCTCACGGAGACCATATTGGTGATGCATTTTCTATCGCACAAAGGTGTAATTCACTTTTTATCTGTGTTAATGAACTTGCAAACTACTGTGCAGGTAAAGGATTTAAAGCTCATAATATGCATATTGGCGGCGGCCACAATTTCGATTTCGGTCGTGTAAAATTTACGATCGCCCACCACGGTTCTATGACTCCAGATAACCAATATGCTGGTGAACCATCCGGAGTTGTCCTTTCGATTGACGGAAAAAATATTTATCACACCGGAGATACCGGTTTATTTTATGATATGAAACTTATAGGCGAAATGAATTCACTTGATTATATGCTTTTACCGATTGGAGATAATTTTACAATGGGAATTACAGATGCTGTAAAAGCTGTTGAACTAGCAAACCCAAAAATTGCTATACCAATGCACTACAATACTTTTGATGTTATTAAAGCAGATCCGAATGAATTTAAAACAAAAGTTGAATCAATTGGTAAAAAATGTATTGTCATGAATTTTGGGCAGGAAATTGATTTATAA
- the cdaA gene encoding diadenylate cyclase CdaA, whose amino-acid sequence MIELFKIGFLSVTLLDLIDILFVTLVFYKVYNVIRGTIASQIFYGLILVLILSFLTQAANFKALGWLLKLLSDIWVIAFVILFQPEIRRLLVHLGRNPFVRIFINKDEANIADIISEAAFELAQHQHGALMVVVRSVGIRGVVESGEIINAKLSKNLLLSIFFPRSALHDGAVIINNDIVEAVRCTLPLTIETTKDGLPLGMRHRAGIGISEQADVISVIVSEETGGISVAENGKLKSGLSKEGLRYYLSNAMHTSKRNSFSTIARGIKNIFKQKKTKSNFES is encoded by the coding sequence ATGATTGAGCTTTTCAAAATAGGATTTCTCTCGGTTACCCTACTTGATTTGATAGATATATTATTTGTAACACTGGTTTTTTACAAAGTCTATAACGTTATTCGCGGTACTATTGCTTCTCAAATATTTTACGGATTGATACTTGTATTAATTCTTTCTTTCTTAACTCAAGCGGCAAACTTTAAGGCACTCGGCTGGTTATTAAAATTACTTTCCGATATTTGGGTAATCGCATTTGTTATTTTATTTCAACCCGAAATCAGAAGGCTTTTAGTACATCTAGGCAGAAATCCTTTTGTGAGAATATTTATTAACAAGGATGAAGCAAATATTGCCGATATAATTTCGGAAGCAGCTTTCGAACTTGCACAGCATCAACACGGCGCATTAATGGTTGTTGTGAGATCAGTCGGAATACGGGGTGTAGTTGAATCCGGAGAAATCATAAATGCAAAATTGTCCAAAAATTTATTGTTATCAATTTTCTTTCCACGTTCTGCATTGCATGACGGAGCCGTAATTATTAATAACGACATTGTGGAAGCAGTCCGGTGTACATTGCCTCTTACAATAGAGACTACTAAGGATGGATTACCGCTGGGAATGCGTCACCGAGCAGGAATCGGAATTTCAGAACAAGCCGATGTCATTAGTGTAATTGTTTCTGAAGAAACCGGGGGAATCTCCGTTGCAGAAAATGGAAAATTAAAATCCGGCTTATCAAAAGAAGGTTTAAGATATTATCTTTCTAATGCCATGCACACTTCTAAACGAAATTCTTTTAGTACAATTGCACGGGGAATCAAAAACATCTTTAAACAAAAAAAAACTAAATCTAATTTTGAATCTTGA
- the folP gene encoding dihydropteroate synthase produces the protein MTIQLVDIFYPNVFKRYSIKYNIFRELYEKDLVGIEIRGIDFKLAQNIKKIILTNKEICYNTGKKGDTSCDLLVLGYYGIFEELSKEIIAIGNEELGLKVARTVRNITEYENHILNIAHKSFLMDHSYVMGILNVTPDSFSDGGKYLDKKAAVDHAITLLEEGADILDIGGESSRPGSDSISEEEELNRVIPVIQEILKEKKDAILSIDTIKSKVAYEALKCGVKIVNDISSFTADDQMLNVVKQFNAIMVLMHMKGNPKSMQQDPSYEDVVSEIYDYLDLKVDQAKKAGIKNIIIDPGIGFGKRISDNFEIIKRLNEFKGIGHPILIGVSRKSFLGKSMNLKIDERGNSTVVAETIAIKNGARFIRTHDVKYTLQASRINSLIDNPELV, from the coding sequence TTGACTATTCAACTTGTAGACATATTCTATCCGAACGTATTTAAACGGTATAGCATTAAGTATAATATCTTCCGTGAACTTTACGAAAAAGATCTCGTTGGAATTGAAATACGCGGGATTGATTTTAAACTTGCGCAGAACATTAAAAAAATAATTTTGACTAACAAAGAAATCTGTTACAATACCGGTAAAAAGGGTGATACTTCATGCGACTTACTCGTACTTGGCTACTACGGTATATTTGAAGAATTGTCAAAAGAAATTATTGCCATCGGAAATGAAGAACTCGGTTTAAAAGTTGCAAGAACTGTCAGAAATATTACTGAATATGAAAATCATATTTTGAATATTGCGCATAAAAGTTTTTTGATGGACCATTCGTATGTAATGGGGATATTAAATGTTACACCGGATTCTTTTTCTGATGGCGGAAAATATTTAGACAAGAAAGCTGCCGTAGATCACGCCATAACATTACTGGAAGAAGGGGCTGATATTTTGGATATCGGCGGTGAATCGAGCAGACCCGGATCGGACTCCATAAGTGAAGAAGAAGAATTAAATCGGGTAATACCTGTAATTCAAGAAATCTTGAAAGAGAAAAAAGATGCAATCCTATCGATCGATACTATCAAATCAAAAGTGGCTTACGAAGCATTGAAATGCGGTGTAAAAATAGTTAATGATATAAGTTCATTCACTGCCGATGATCAAATGCTAAATGTTGTAAAGCAGTTTAACGCTATAATGGTTCTGATGCACATGAAAGGGAACCCAAAATCAATGCAGCAAGATCCTTCTTACGAAGATGTTGTTTCTGAGATTTATGATTATCTTGATTTAAAAGTTGATCAAGCAAAAAAAGCCGGGATTAAAAATATAATTATAGATCCCGGAATTGGTTTTGGAAAAAGGATTTCAGACAACTTCGAAATTATCAAACGATTGAATGAATTTAAGGGAATCGGTCATCCAATTCTTATTGGTGTCTCAAGAAAATCATTTTTAGGAAAGTCGATGAACTTGAAAATTGATGAAAGGGGAAATTCAACTGTTGTCGCCGAAACAATCGCGATAAAAAATGGAGCCCGTTTCATTCGAACGCACGATGTTAAATATACACTACAAGCATCAAGAATTAACAGCTTAATTGATAATCCGGAATTGGTTTAA
- the rpe gene encoding ribulose-phosphate 3-epimerase encodes MSNQKIIAPSILTADFSNLSQQIRAVEIGGANWIHCDIMDGKFVPSLTFGPVIIQAVRKSTRLPIDVHLMVKDPDSLIEKFIESGANLVTVHQEEVVHLNRTITMIHELGAKAGVAINPSTPIATLTEIISIVDMILVMSVNPGFGGQKFIDNSFKKIKELVSLRNSTHADFLIEVDGGIGTENIKALSSAGCDVFVIGNSIYGKDNITAATVELKNLIA; translated from the coding sequence ATGAGCAATCAAAAAATTATAGCGCCTTCAATTCTAACAGCCGATTTTTCAAACCTTTCTCAACAGATTAGAGCAGTTGAAATCGGAGGGGCAAATTGGATTCACTGCGATATTATGGATGGGAAATTTGTACCGAGTTTAACTTTCGGTCCGGTAATTATACAAGCGGTTCGCAAATCAACTAGACTCCCGATTGATGTACATTTGATGGTCAAGGATCCGGATTCTTTGATAGAAAAATTTATAGAATCGGGTGCCAACTTGGTAACCGTTCATCAGGAAGAAGTAGTTCATCTGAATAGAACAATAACCATGATACATGAGCTTGGAGCTAAAGCTGGTGTTGCTATTAACCCATCCACACCAATTGCAACCTTAACAGAAATAATAAGTATTGTTGACATGATTTTGGTTATGTCGGTTAATCCCGGTTTCGGCGGACAAAAATTCATAGATAACTCTTTTAAAAAAATTAAAGAACTGGTCTCACTTCGTAATAGCACCCATGCTGATTTTTTGATTGAAGTTGACGGCGGTATTGGCACTGAAAATATTAAGGCTTTGTCAAGTGCTGGATGCGATGTATTCGTGATCGGTAATTCAATTTACGGCAAAGATAACATTACTGCAGCTACTGTAGAATTGAAGAACCTTATCGCTTAA
- a CDS encoding PASTA domain-containing protein, which yields MPNKKFWYKLLIIFAIFFAAFILIDDVFLPYYVSGTESKVPNVIGKNKDEAIKILQDANFNPIVQTSRFDEKFQKNEVIFQKPEAGVIVKENRRIYLTVSGGDPMIRVPSLISKTLRDATLSLERLGLIVGKIDSVESEFPSDIIVEQQYMEGREIAKGSTINIKISVGPKIGMVRVPNLLSKSLSEAENILKSNSLRLGNRIYIYSSSFLPNTIADQEPSEDTLVKIGDSVNVVLYRSK from the coding sequence ATGCCAAACAAAAAATTCTGGTATAAGCTACTCATCATATTCGCTATATTTTTCGCCGCTTTCATTCTTATTGATGACGTATTTTTACCTTATTACGTAAGCGGAACGGAAAGTAAAGTTCCGAATGTTATCGGCAAAAATAAAGATGAAGCTATTAAAATCCTTCAAGATGCAAATTTTAATCCAATCGTTCAGACATCCCGTTTCGATGAAAAATTTCAGAAGAATGAAGTAATATTTCAAAAACCGGAAGCCGGTGTAATTGTTAAAGAAAACCGCAGAATATACTTGACTGTTAGCGGTGGCGATCCGATGATTAGAGTGCCGTCTTTAATTAGCAAAACATTACGGGATGCAACTCTATCTTTGGAAAGATTGGGTTTGATTGTCGGTAAAATTGATTCCGTCGAATCAGAATTTCCTTCGGATATAATTGTTGAACAGCAATATATGGAAGGAAGAGAAATTGCAAAAGGATCAACAATTAATATTAAAATTAGTGTCGGACCCAAAATCGGAATGGTCCGTGTTCCAAATCTTTTATCCAAATCTTTATCAGAAGCTGAAAATATTTTAAAGTCTAATTCTCTTAGGTTGGGAAATAGAATTTACATTTATTCATCTTCATTTTTACCAAACACAATTGCAGATCAAGAGCCAAGTGAAGATACGCTTGTCAAAATCGGCGATAGTGTCAATGTAGTTTTGTATCGAAGTAAATAA